A region from the Geobacter benzoatilyticus genome encodes:
- the fdnG gene encoding formate dehydrogenase-N subunit alpha — MGISRRQFLQGGALAGAALALSGKPGEASVDAPDLRTKGLKVTTTICPFCSVGCGLIVHTKDGKVVNTEGDPQHPINQGALCPKGGALFQIANNEHRLQKVKYRAPGSDKWEEKSWDWALDRIAQRMKETRDKTFKKTELNKKDKKEYVVNRTDGMAFFGGAGLDNEECYLWSKFGRAMGVGQLEHQARLUHSSTVAGLAASFGRGAMTNHWIDLKNSDAILAIGCNPAENHPISFKWIEEAMDKGATLISVDPRFTRTSSKSNIYAQIRPGTDIAFLGGLMNYALQNNLIHEEYVREYTNATFIVGEQFDFEDGMFCSFDDQEKTYDLKSWAYATGGDGKPMRDMSMKNPKCVYQLMKKHYKRYDVDTVCAITGTKKEDYLKVAKAFCSTGRSDKAGTILYAMGITQSTHGSQNVRAVALLQMLLGNIGIAGGGVNALRGESNVQGSTDYGLLFHTLPGYLKSPEFDNVDLKSYNEKWTPTTKDPKSANWWGNTPKYTVSLLKAWYGDNATAENDFCYDYLPKRMGNYSFVKVMERMGRGELDGLVCMGMNPAAGGPDSNSSREALGKLKWLVTVDLWETETSIFWKRPGVNPKDIQTEVFMLPAASSIEKEGSISNSGRWAQWRYAAIHPVGDARSDLHIIDEFYKRVKALYVKQGGAFPEPITKLAWSYGNGHEPDVHLVAKEINGYFTKDMTIVDKDKTLEFKKGDQVPMFKYLQADGSTVCGCWIYSGSYTKEGNQMARRDASDPTGLGLFSKWSWCWPVNRRVLYNRASVNTAGAPFNAKRPIIAWDSLEKKWKGDVPDGPWPPMKDDKEGKYPFIMLPEGHGRLYALDMKDGPFPEHYEPVESPARNLLSKVQSNPVVKVPKNVSSDTGRFPYIGTTYRVTEHWQTGAMTRSLPWLVELVPDMFVELSVSLAKEKGIKQGDQVKVTTERGSIQARALVTSRLKPFNVQGKMIEQVGMPWHFGYAGLATGDSGNVLTPTVGCANTGIPEYKAFLCNIEKGGKAA, encoded by the coding sequence ATGGGAATTTCACGCAGGCAATTTCTGCAGGGGGGGGCATTGGCCGGTGCGGCTCTGGCTCTCTCCGGCAAACCGGGGGAGGCGAGCGTTGACGCTCCTGATCTCCGGACCAAAGGGCTCAAGGTTACGACGACCATTTGCCCGTTCTGTTCAGTGGGGTGCGGTCTGATTGTCCATACCAAGGACGGCAAGGTTGTCAACACCGAAGGTGACCCGCAGCACCCGATCAACCAGGGTGCGCTCTGCCCCAAGGGGGGGGCGCTCTTCCAGATCGCCAACAACGAGCACCGGCTCCAGAAGGTTAAGTACCGGGCGCCCGGCTCCGACAAGTGGGAGGAGAAATCGTGGGACTGGGCCCTTGACCGGATCGCCCAGCGTATGAAGGAAACCCGCGACAAGACCTTCAAAAAGACCGAGCTTAACAAGAAGGACAAGAAAGAATACGTGGTAAACCGCACGGACGGCATGGCCTTCTTCGGCGGAGCCGGCCTCGACAACGAGGAATGCTACCTCTGGTCGAAGTTTGGTCGCGCCATGGGAGTTGGGCAGCTCGAACACCAGGCCCGACTTTGACACTCGTCAACAGTCGCCGGTCTGGCGGCTTCGTTCGGTCGTGGTGCAATGACCAACCATTGGATTGACCTGAAGAACTCCGATGCAATTCTGGCAATCGGCTGCAACCCGGCCGAGAACCACCCAATTTCGTTCAAGTGGATCGAAGAAGCGATGGACAAGGGGGCAACCCTCATCTCCGTCGATCCCCGCTTCACCCGGACTTCGTCCAAATCCAACATCTACGCCCAGATCCGCCCCGGCACCGACATTGCTTTCCTGGGCGGCCTCATGAACTACGCGCTCCAGAACAACCTCATTCACGAGGAATATGTCCGGGAGTACACCAACGCCACCTTCATCGTCGGCGAGCAGTTCGACTTCGAGGACGGCATGTTCTGCTCCTTCGACGACCAGGAGAAGACCTACGACCTAAAATCCTGGGCCTATGCCACCGGCGGCGACGGCAAGCCCATGCGCGACATGAGCATGAAAAACCCCAAGTGCGTCTATCAGCTCATGAAAAAGCACTACAAGCGCTATGACGTTGATACCGTCTGCGCCATCACCGGCACCAAGAAAGAGGACTACCTCAAGGTGGCCAAGGCTTTCTGCTCCACCGGCCGGTCCGACAAGGCGGGGACCATCCTCTACGCCATGGGTATCACCCAGTCGACCCACGGCAGCCAGAACGTCCGGGCCGTTGCGCTTCTGCAGATGCTTCTCGGCAACATCGGCATCGCCGGCGGCGGCGTGAACGCCCTGCGGGGCGAGAGCAACGTCCAGGGCTCCACCGACTACGGGCTTTTGTTCCACACGCTCCCCGGCTATCTCAAGTCGCCGGAGTTCGACAACGTCGACCTCAAGTCCTACAACGAAAAGTGGACTCCCACTACCAAAGACCCCAAGAGCGCCAACTGGTGGGGGAATACCCCCAAGTACACCGTAAGCCTCCTGAAGGCTTGGTACGGCGACAACGCCACCGCCGAAAACGACTTCTGCTATGACTATCTCCCCAAGCGGATGGGGAACTACTCCTTCGTGAAGGTCATGGAGAGGATGGGAAGGGGAGAGCTTGACGGACTCGTCTGCATGGGGATGAACCCCGCCGCGGGAGGCCCCGATTCCAATTCGTCCCGCGAAGCCCTCGGCAAGCTCAAGTGGCTTGTCACCGTTGACCTCTGGGAGACTGAAACCTCCATCTTCTGGAAGCGCCCCGGGGTCAACCCGAAGGATATCCAGACCGAGGTCTTCATGCTGCCGGCCGCTTCTTCCATCGAGAAGGAAGGCTCCATCTCCAACTCGGGCCGCTGGGCCCAGTGGCGCTACGCCGCCATCCACCCGGTGGGGGATGCACGGAGCGACCTTCACATCATCGACGAATTCTACAAGCGGGTGAAGGCTCTCTACGTGAAGCAGGGGGGCGCATTCCCCGAACCCATCACCAAGCTTGCCTGGAGCTACGGCAACGGTCACGAGCCCGATGTCCATCTGGTTGCCAAGGAGATAAACGGCTACTTCACCAAGGACATGACCATCGTCGACAAGGACAAGACCCTGGAGTTCAAGAAGGGGGACCAGGTCCCCATGTTCAAGTACCTCCAGGCTGACGGTTCCACGGTCTGCGGCTGCTGGATTTATTCCGGCTCCTATACCAAGGAGGGGAACCAGATGGCCCGTCGGGATGCCTCCGATCCCACCGGGCTCGGCCTCTTCTCCAAGTGGTCCTGGTGCTGGCCGGTGAACCGGCGGGTCCTCTACAACCGGGCCTCCGTCAACACGGCGGGCGCACCGTTCAACGCCAAGCGCCCCATCATCGCCTGGGATTCCCTGGAGAAGAAATGGAAGGGTGACGTTCCCGACGGCCCCTGGCCGCCCATGAAGGACGACAAGGAAGGGAAGTACCCCTTCATCATGCTCCCCGAAGGTCATGGGCGGCTCTATGCCCTCGACATGAAGGACGGCCCGTTCCCCGAGCACTACGAGCCGGTGGAGAGCCCTGCCCGGAACCTCCTTTCCAAGGTGCAGAGCAATCCGGTCGTCAAGGTGCCCAAGAACGTGTCGAGCGATACGGGCCGGTTCCCCTATATCGGCACCACCTACCGGGTGACCGAGCACTGGCAGACCGGGGCCATGACCCGCAGCCTCCCCTGGCTTGTGGAGCTGGTTCCCGACATGTTCGTGGAACTCTCCGTATCCCTTGCGAAGGAAAAGGGTATCAAGCAGGGCGACCAGGTCAAGGTTACCACCGAGCGGGGGAGCATCCAGGCTCGGGCACTGGTGACCAGCCGCCTCAAGCCCTTCAACGTCCAGGGGAAAATGATCGAGCAGGTGGGGATGCCGTGGCACTTCGGCTATGCGGGCCTTGCCACCGGCGACAGCGGCAACGTTCTTACCCCGACGGTAGGGTGCGCCAATACCGGTATTCCGGAGTACAAGGCGTTCCTCTGCAATATCGAGAAAGGGGGTAAGGCTGCATGA
- a CDS encoding sigma-54-dependent transcriptional regulator produces MLKARIFICDDEEGIRRYLQKMFQAKEYEVETFDGGTSLLERMEEGNGPEPDILLQDVRMPDMDGIEVLKRVKQLRPNLPVVVMTAFGTIDAAVEAIKLGAYDYVTKPFPKEKILGLIENALQLDLLLKENRQLKEELSRPDIPDNIIFVSDEFRRIYELTVQVAASDANILVLGESGTGKELIAGAVHVNSQRKGRRFLSINCAALSDTLLESQLFGHVRGAFTGAITTQKGLLEEADGGTLFLDEIGDVSAAVQAKLLRVIQEREFIPVGATKAKSVDIRFVAATNKDLNKEVQEGRFREDLYYRLNVISIALPPLRERSEDIEPLAMHFLTKYARRIRKEIRGFTPESLQILKTYHWPGNVRELENVIERAAILTRGDLVTPDVLPVQPRNQASAPLPGNRLISLEAIEREHIEQVLRRTGYHKSRSAEILGISRKTLDRKIVEYNLSIPGQGNIDPRDS; encoded by the coding sequence ATGCTGAAAGCACGCATTTTCATCTGCGACGACGAAGAAGGAATCAGGCGCTACCTCCAGAAGATGTTCCAGGCGAAGGAATATGAAGTCGAGACGTTCGACGGCGGCACGAGCCTTCTGGAGCGGATGGAAGAGGGAAACGGACCGGAACCCGACATCCTCCTTCAGGACGTGCGCATGCCCGACATGGACGGCATCGAGGTGCTGAAGCGCGTAAAGCAGCTTCGTCCGAACCTGCCGGTGGTGGTCATGACCGCCTTCGGCACCATTGATGCGGCGGTGGAGGCCATAAAACTCGGTGCCTACGACTACGTCACCAAGCCTTTCCCCAAGGAAAAAATTCTCGGTCTCATCGAAAACGCCCTCCAGCTCGACCTACTGCTGAAGGAAAACCGCCAGCTCAAGGAGGAGCTTTCCCGCCCGGACATCCCCGACAACATCATCTTCGTCAGCGACGAGTTCCGCAGGATTTACGAACTGACCGTACAGGTGGCTGCCAGCGACGCCAACATCCTTGTCCTGGGCGAATCGGGAACCGGCAAGGAGCTCATCGCCGGAGCGGTCCACGTGAACAGCCAGCGCAAGGGGCGCCGCTTTCTCTCCATCAACTGCGCCGCCCTCTCGGACACCCTTCTGGAAAGCCAGCTTTTCGGCCATGTGCGGGGGGCCTTCACCGGCGCCATCACCACCCAGAAGGGGCTTCTGGAGGAAGCCGACGGAGGCACCCTGTTCCTGGACGAGATCGGCGATGTCTCCGCAGCGGTCCAGGCCAAGCTCCTGCGGGTCATCCAGGAACGGGAGTTCATACCCGTTGGGGCCACCAAGGCAAAAAGCGTCGATATCCGCTTCGTGGCCGCCACCAATAAGGATTTGAACAAAGAAGTCCAGGAAGGGCGGTTCAGGGAAGACCTCTATTACCGGTTGAACGTCATCTCCATAGCCCTCCCCCCCCTTCGGGAGCGGAGCGAGGATATCGAACCCCTGGCGATGCACTTCCTGACCAAATACGCACGGCGCATAAGGAAAGAAATCAGGGGATTCACCCCCGAGTCGCTCCAGATCCTCAAGACCTACCACTGGCCCGGCAACGTCCGCGAACTGGAAAACGTCATCGAGCGGGCCGCCATCCTCACCCGCGGCGACCTGGTAACTCCCGACGTACTGCCGGTTCAGCCCCGGAACCAGGCCTCCGCCCCCTTGCCCGGCAACCGGCTCATTTCGCTGGAAGCCATCGAACGGGAGCACATCGAGCAGGTACTGCGCCGGACCGGTTACCACAAGAGCCGCTCGGCGGAGATTCTCGGCATCTCCCGCAAAACGCTCGACCGCAAAATAGTTGAGTACAACCTCAGCATCCCCGGTCAGGGGAACATCGATCCCAGGGACTCCTGA
- a CDS encoding cache domain-containing protein: MGTRRFPIRFKLTIATLIPLFVATVLCGVIGIYIIDSRVVKQAQEKVRTDLNSARAVYQSEIDHIRDVIKFTATNPFTSTIISQGDRATLNNLLTPRMSSEGLDFLTAVDRSGQVVFRASNHGAFGDSKVNDQIVSRALRGEHIAGTEVIPPEELAKEGTGLAARAAIHILPTPHARRRDETVERSGMAMVVSVPVRDRSGAIAGVLYGGVLLNGNNDLVDRIKKIVFEAVEYQGRDVGTATIFQGDLRIATNVLLTPERRAIGTRLSEEVYKKVIVNREKWIGRAFVVNEWYYSAYEPILNLRGMPVGSLYVGISERPYLEMKREISLIFAVVLLCGSIIGIALSSYIASRLAQPIKELETAARRIAAGERNLAITVNSRDEIEELANEFAQMTNTLTQREEDIQELNRELEQKVLERTAQLEEKNRLLVKTQEDLVRAAKLADIGMLAAGVAHEINNPMAIIRGNTELLQMALPDDDPNREEVDTIVQQVGRVERIVGSLLKFARENHKQVETVAIDALLDDIIKQVGHQVPLTGIEVRRDYAADLTPLEADSDQLRQVFTNLILNAIQAMKQGGVLTLSTACGTDEGTCVIAVGDTGTGILPENRKKIFSPFFTTRNEGTGLGLAVSYGIIKDHGGNIQVESIVGKGSTFRVVLPLKQGPSGTMDSATGP, from the coding sequence ATGGGAACGAGACGTTTCCCCATCCGCTTCAAGCTCACCATCGCCACCCTCATCCCCCTCTTCGTGGCCACGGTGCTCTGCGGGGTCATCGGTATCTACATAATCGACTCGAGGGTGGTGAAACAGGCACAGGAGAAGGTCCGCACCGACCTGAACTCGGCCCGCGCCGTCTACCAGAGCGAGATCGACCACATCCGCGACGTAATCAAGTTCACCGCCACCAACCCTTTCACCTCCACCATCATCAGCCAAGGGGATAGAGCCACCCTCAACAACCTCCTGACGCCGCGAATGAGCAGCGAGGGGCTCGACTTCCTCACCGCCGTGGACCGGTCGGGGCAGGTCGTCTTCCGGGCCAGCAACCACGGGGCCTTCGGCGACAGCAAGGTCAACGATCAGATCGTCTCAAGGGCGCTGCGGGGCGAGCATATTGCCGGCACCGAAGTAATACCCCCGGAAGAACTGGCAAAAGAAGGAACCGGCCTGGCCGCAAGGGCGGCAATTCATATCCTCCCCACCCCCCATGCCCGCCGGCGGGATGAAACGGTCGAACGCTCCGGCATGGCCATGGTGGTTTCGGTGCCGGTAAGAGACCGGTCCGGCGCCATAGCCGGCGTGCTCTACGGCGGAGTTCTGCTCAACGGCAACAACGACCTGGTGGACCGCATCAAGAAAATCGTATTCGAGGCAGTGGAATACCAGGGGCGGGACGTGGGAACGGCCACCATCTTCCAGGGAGATCTGCGGATAGCCACAAACGTACTCCTCACACCGGAGCGCCGGGCCATAGGCACGCGGCTTTCGGAAGAAGTCTACAAGAAGGTCATCGTCAACCGGGAGAAGTGGATCGGCCGGGCCTTCGTGGTCAACGAATGGTACTATTCCGCCTACGAACCGATCCTCAACCTCCGGGGAATGCCGGTCGGCTCCCTCTACGTGGGAATCAGTGAGCGCCCCTACCTGGAAATGAAGCGGGAAATTTCCCTGATCTTCGCGGTGGTCCTCCTCTGTGGATCAATCATCGGCATTGCCTTGTCCAGCTACATCGCATCCCGGCTCGCCCAGCCCATAAAAGAGCTGGAGACAGCGGCCCGGCGCATTGCCGCAGGGGAGCGCAATCTTGCCATAACCGTCAACAGCCGGGACGAAATCGAAGAACTGGCAAACGAATTCGCCCAGATGACCAACACCCTGACACAGCGGGAAGAGGACATCCAGGAGCTGAACCGGGAATTGGAACAGAAGGTGCTGGAGCGTACCGCCCAACTGGAAGAGAAGAACCGCCTCCTCGTCAAGACCCAGGAGGACCTTGTGCGAGCAGCGAAACTGGCCGACATCGGCATGCTGGCCGCCGGCGTAGCCCATGAGATAAACAACCCAATGGCGATTATCCGGGGGAACACGGAACTGCTCCAGATGGCACTGCCCGACGACGACCCGAACCGGGAGGAAGTGGACACCATCGTTCAGCAGGTGGGACGGGTTGAGCGGATCGTGGGGAGCCTTCTCAAGTTTGCGCGTGAAAACCACAAGCAGGTTGAGACCGTGGCCATAGACGCCCTTCTGGACGACATCATCAAGCAGGTCGGGCACCAGGTACCCCTCACCGGCATCGAGGTCCGCCGCGACTATGCAGCCGACCTCACCCCCCTGGAAGCGGACAGCGATCAGCTGCGGCAGGTGTTCACCAATCTCATTCTCAACGCCATCCAGGCCATGAAGCAGGGAGGAGTGCTCACCCTGAGCACGGCCTGCGGAACCGATGAGGGGACCTGCGTCATTGCCGTGGGGGACACGGGGACCGGCATCCTCCCGGAAAACCGCAAAAAAATCTTCAGCCCCTTCTTCACAACCCGCAACGAAGGAACCGGCCTCGGTCTAGCGGTCTCTTACGGCATCATCAAGGACCACGGGGGAAACATCCAGGTGGAGAGCATCGTGGGAAAGGGGAGCACCTTCCGGGTGGTGCTGCCGCTGAAGCAGGGGCCATCAGGCACCATGGATTCAGCAACCGGGCCGTGA
- a CDS encoding sigma-54-dependent transcriptional regulator, translating into MSQIQVLIIDDETDVCTFFRRLLARKGYGVVTASNEPDALRAIGENSFNVAMVDLKLPDTDGLTLLKAIKARQPSCEVIIMTGYSTIKTAVTAMQLGAYEYLEKPFEDIDEIEALVEKAAGHGLNLRQGSADAEEWADVARAVGFRVGASPAMRRLVSVAHKIAAKNVTVLIQGSTGTGKEVLARFIHAASGRADQAFIPVNCGALPENLLESELFGHEKGAFTGAAQPRRGIFELANRGTLFLDEIGDASPQIQVKLLRVLETGEFMRVGGEKPIKTDVRVIAATNVDLEQAIREKTFREDLFYRLNVVRLEIPTLRSRAEDIPQLAEHFVNQLNAPLRVSPQALRLLQGYAWPGNIRQLANVVRRAVVMCTGDTILPEHLESSLLGDGAENASPAPSAGGQPGGSLSAERFLDQLPRAEDLRKLTPEELQGMLDSLRALETRLVSAMGDRGLATPARRGLKDTEEETIRQALVQCRWNITETARVLGIGRNTLYRKIKEYGLGGG; encoded by the coding sequence ATGTCACAAATACAGGTTCTGATCATCGACGACGAAACGGACGTCTGCACCTTTTTCCGCCGCCTGCTGGCGAGAAAAGGATATGGGGTCGTCACTGCATCGAACGAGCCGGACGCCCTGCGGGCCATCGGAGAAAACAGCTTCAACGTGGCCATGGTGGACCTGAAGCTGCCGGATACCGACGGACTGACCCTCTTGAAGGCGATCAAGGCCCGGCAGCCTTCCTGCGAAGTCATCATCATGACCGGTTACAGCACCATCAAGACGGCCGTCACGGCGATGCAGCTCGGGGCATACGAGTATCTGGAAAAGCCCTTCGAAGACATCGATGAGATAGAGGCTCTGGTTGAAAAGGCCGCCGGTCATGGCCTCAATCTCCGGCAGGGAAGCGCCGACGCGGAGGAGTGGGCCGACGTGGCCCGGGCAGTCGGTTTCAGGGTGGGAGCCTCGCCGGCCATGAGGCGGCTGGTGTCCGTGGCCCACAAGATCGCCGCCAAGAATGTGACGGTCCTGATCCAGGGGAGCACCGGCACCGGCAAGGAGGTTCTGGCCCGTTTCATCCATGCCGCCTCCGGGCGGGCCGACCAGGCGTTCATTCCGGTAAACTGCGGCGCCCTGCCGGAGAACCTTCTGGAAAGCGAGCTCTTCGGCCACGAGAAGGGGGCATTCACCGGCGCCGCCCAGCCCCGGCGCGGCATTTTCGAGCTGGCAAACCGCGGCACCCTCTTCCTGGATGAAATCGGCGATGCCAGCCCCCAGATACAGGTGAAGCTGCTGCGGGTGCTGGAAACCGGTGAATTCATGCGGGTGGGGGGAGAAAAGCCCATCAAGACCGACGTGCGGGTGATCGCCGCCACCAACGTGGATCTGGAGCAGGCCATCCGCGAGAAAACCTTCCGGGAGGATCTCTTCTACCGGCTCAACGTGGTTCGGCTCGAAATTCCGACGCTGCGCTCCCGCGCCGAGGATATCCCCCAGCTGGCGGAGCACTTCGTCAACCAGCTCAATGCTCCGCTGCGGGTTTCCCCCCAGGCGCTCCGCCTGCTGCAGGGGTATGCCTGGCCGGGCAACATCCGCCAGCTTGCCAACGTCGTGAGGCGCGCCGTGGTCATGTGCACCGGCGACACCATCCTCCCCGAGCACCTGGAGAGCAGCCTCCTGGGCGATGGCGCCGAAAATGCTTCCCCCGCTCCATCAGCGGGGGGGCAGCCGGGCGGTTCCCTTTCCGCTGAACGGTTTCTGGATCAATTGCCCCGTGCCGAGGATCTCCGGAAGCTGACCCCCGAGGAGTTGCAGGGGATGCTTGATTCCCTCCGCGCCCTGGAAACCAGGCTCGTCTCGGCCATGGGGGATAGGGGGCTCGCGACGCCGGCCCGGCGGGGCCTCAAGGATACCGAGGAAGAGACCATCCGGCAGGCGCTGGTGCAGTGCCGGTGGAACATCACCGAAACGGCCAGGGTCCTGGGAATAGGCAGAAATACCCTCTATCGCAAGATCAAGGAGTACGGGCTGGGAGGGGGCTGA
- a CDS encoding GAF domain-containing sensor histidine kinase yields the protein MDNREKLLEQLTGVDSSKLNYYIELKKRNQEILKQNSRLEILQQLIRDINIDMSIDDILERAFTKFPQTLPCDFLGLVTVRDGSLRLKALMPRDFCRIDNFPAHSPALNVVRDKKAGIFYLTPDELSHVQINPRYPGPLRSLAVAPMFQRGEVLGVLIVASIIDGAYNEADLSFVQHLADQLSISIQNARLYKQVSRAKKEWEETFLAVTDPIFLVDTDYNVLLHNNRLSPAMSGFWNQAVSNKCFARLHGRTHPCEDCPIKEVQRTGKPVFQRWQTDTGLLLDLSYYPVFNEEKQLSAVTIIIKDVTDKTKMEAQLVQTAKLAALGEMAAGVAHELNSPMTVIIGTAQLLGRELQQDGQYERAEVLEDIVNSGVRCKRIIQNLLTFSRQNQPPVMDIDLNAEVERVLSMIQYQINRSQIRIVEQLAPFLPRLTANGSQIQQVLTNFLINARDALGEVEGREKIITVATALLTKNGKKWAVLSVKDNGIGIAPENLTKIFTPFYTSKEATKGTGLGLSVSLGIAESHNGTIEVESKQGEGSTFSLLLPVEQ from the coding sequence ATGGACAACAGGGAAAAATTGCTGGAGCAGTTGACCGGCGTCGACTCCTCCAAGCTCAACTACTATATCGAGCTGAAAAAGCGCAACCAGGAGATCCTCAAGCAGAACAGCCGCCTGGAGATTCTGCAGCAGCTCATCCGGGACATCAATATCGATATGTCCATCGATGATATCCTGGAACGGGCCTTCACCAAGTTTCCCCAGACGCTGCCATGCGATTTTCTCGGTCTGGTGACGGTGCGCGACGGCTCGCTGCGGCTCAAGGCGCTGATGCCCCGTGATTTTTGCCGGATAGACAATTTCCCCGCCCATTCGCCGGCCCTCAATGTCGTCCGCGACAAGAAGGCGGGTATTTTTTACCTTACCCCCGATGAGTTGAGCCACGTCCAGATAAATCCCCGGTATCCGGGGCCTCTCCGGTCCCTGGCAGTGGCCCCCATGTTTCAGCGGGGCGAGGTGCTCGGTGTTCTTATTGTGGCCAGCATCATCGATGGCGCATACAACGAGGCGGACCTGAGCTTTGTCCAGCACCTTGCGGACCAGTTGTCCATCAGCATCCAGAACGCCCGGCTCTACAAGCAGGTTTCCCGGGCGAAGAAGGAGTGGGAGGAGACCTTCCTGGCGGTTACCGACCCGATTTTTCTGGTCGATACCGACTACAACGTGCTGCTCCACAACAACCGGCTTTCACCGGCCATGAGCGGCTTCTGGAACCAGGCGGTGAGCAACAAGTGCTTTGCCAGGCTCCACGGCCGCACCCACCCCTGCGAGGATTGCCCCATCAAAGAGGTCCAGCGCACCGGAAAACCGGTGTTCCAGCGCTGGCAGACCGACACGGGGCTGCTCCTTGACCTTTCCTATTACCCGGTGTTCAACGAAGAGAAGCAGCTGTCGGCGGTGACGATCATCATCAAGGATGTCACCGACAAGACCAAGATGGAGGCGCAACTGGTTCAAACGGCAAAACTGGCGGCCCTGGGGGAAATGGCGGCCGGGGTGGCCCACGAGCTGAACAGCCCCATGACGGTCATCATCGGCACGGCCCAGCTCCTGGGGCGGGAGCTTCAGCAGGATGGCCAGTACGAAAGGGCCGAAGTGCTGGAGGACATCGTCAATTCCGGCGTCCGCTGCAAACGGATCATCCAGAACCTGCTTACCTTTTCGCGGCAGAACCAGCCGCCGGTGATGGATATCGACCTCAATGCCGAGGTTGAGCGGGTGCTCAGCATGATCCAGTACCAGATAAACCGGAGCCAGATCAGGATTGTCGAGCAACTTGCCCCCTTTCTCCCTCGACTCACCGCCAACGGTTCGCAGATCCAGCAAGTATTGACCAATTTCCTGATCAACGCCCGGGATGCCTTGGGAGAGGTGGAGGGCAGGGAAAAGATCATCACCGTTGCGACTGCGCTTCTGACTAAGAACGGGAAAAAGTGGGCCGTCCTCAGCGTGAAGGACAATGGCATCGGGATCGCACCGGAAAACCTGACGAAGATTTTCACCCCCTTTTATACGAGCAAAGAGGCCACCAAGGGGACCGGCCTCGGCCTCTCGGTCAGCCTCGGCATAGCCGAATCCCATAACGGCACTATAGAGGTGGAGAGCAAGCAGGGGGAGGGGAGCACGTTTTCGCTGCTCCTTCCCGTCGAGCAGTAG
- a CDS encoding iron-containing alcohol dehydrogenase, protein MNISKFVAPEIIFGLGSLSQIGESAARIGASKVFLVSDEDVINAGWVEQALHYLHAVGLETEIYSSLTSNPKDFEVMEGAQRYLASGCDAIVAVGGGSPTDVAKAVAILASNGGQLRDYEGINKISHPLPPMVIVPSTAGAGSEVSQFAIIVDTERKLKMSIISKSLVPDIAIVDPELLRTKDAKLAAATGMDALTHGIESYVSLAATPLTDIHACKAIQLIAANLRQAVADRGDMEANTNMAMASLTAGIAFSNAILGATHAMTHQVDGLLDQHHGEANASILPHVMEFNLPACPERFKQIAWLLGKDVRDTGVEEGARLSIVGIRELIADIGLAKGLGAMGLREEFIPLLSRNALNDACLVTNPRNATVEDIETIFRKAM, encoded by the coding sequence GTGAATATCAGCAAGTTTGTGGCCCCTGAAATCATCTTCGGCCTGGGCTCCCTGAGCCAGATCGGCGAGAGCGCCGCCCGCATCGGCGCTTCAAAGGTGTTCCTGGTCAGCGACGAGGACGTGATCAATGCCGGATGGGTGGAGCAGGCACTCCACTACCTCCACGCCGTTGGCCTGGAAACGGAAATCTACTCGTCCCTCACCTCCAATCCCAAGGATTTCGAGGTGATGGAGGGAGCGCAACGGTACCTGGCTTCGGGGTGCGACGCCATCGTGGCCGTGGGGGGTGGCAGCCCCACCGACGTTGCCAAGGCGGTGGCCATCCTCGCCAGCAATGGCGGCCAGCTGCGCGATTACGAGGGGATCAACAAGATTTCACACCCGCTTCCTCCCATGGTGATCGTCCCTTCCACTGCGGGCGCCGGTTCCGAGGTGAGCCAGTTCGCCATCATCGTCGATACCGAGCGGAAGCTGAAGATGTCCATCATTTCCAAGTCCCTGGTGCCGGATATCGCCATCGTCGACCCGGAGCTCCTCCGGACGAAGGACGCCAAGCTGGCCGCCGCCACGGGGATGGATGCCCTGACCCACGGCATCGAGTCCTATGTATCCCTGGCGGCCACCCCCCTCACCGACATCCACGCCTGCAAGGCGATCCAGCTCATCGCGGCCAACCTGCGCCAGGCGGTGGCCGACCGGGGCGACATGGAGGCGAACACCAACATGGCCATGGCGAGCCTCACGGCCGGCATCGCCTTCTCCAACGCCATCCTCGGCGCCACCCACGCCATGACCCACCAGGTGGACGGCCTGCTGGACCAGCACCACGGCGAGGCCAACGCCTCGATTCTGCCGCACGTGATGGAGTTCAACCTCCCGGCCTGCCCGGAGCGTTTCAAGCAAATCGCCTGGCTTCTGGGGAAGGATGTGCGCGACACCGGCGTGGAGGAGGGGGCGCGGCTGTCGATCGTGGGAATCCGGGAATTGATCGCCGATATCGGCCTTGCCAAGGGGCTTGGCGCCATGGGGCTGCGGGAGGAGTTCATCCCGCTCTTGAGCCGCAACGCCCTGAACGATGCCTGCCTGGTGACCAATCCGCGTAACGCGACCGTCGAAGACATCGAAACTATTTTTCGTAAGGCCATGTAG